The Winogradskyella schleiferi genome has a window encoding:
- a CDS encoding LysM peptidoglycan-binding domain-containing protein: MGKFFTLIIVLIISSQLVIAQENYFDHTIQKGENVYMISRRYNVSPNAIFELNPGSRDIIYAGRTLRIPTANPPTGNTVINDNQVRNYEVKRGETKSGLSRRFGVSITMLEQQNPHIIRMLQAGHIINLDKTIKEETRVAKQGEHIVIKGETLWGIARENGISVAQLEAANAGRLSEFLQIGQTLTIPDNDYEVVNDGEYLVKRGDTKFRLAQRFNMTIAQLEEKNPHIKELLMAGHVLDVDNSAGNSIANTEEETSNSDNSERIISEGDYKDYVIQPKETLYGLARKAGMTIEAFTTLNPKLLVTVNTGDIIKMPKNVTQTVENTNVTANNTQKTITTTNSNRNEALYDNLDTETANGIYFYTPFSSEELSSPEERDRMVNVNTDFQKYIDFFQGAQIAIDSAKALDLNFDVTLIKKNIARTQLEIESPTKKNAILVPFLDNASHYPKFQSNEVISVIGIESNISSKDSLKVYKSVPSENFQKTKTLNYLAKQNANVIVVSDLDEARNKNLILNTIPKAQFLKVDKAGFFDADDLDKALSKDQLNYIVLDSDKTIILLNSTTALMGKLSDHNIQLVMLKSSLLPNQSEVSDMRYRVLKLIFPAITDPRNRKGVNDFIANYETIFGTKPSRFAELGFDVTFDTLLRLSQNSSFENTVNTVVSEHPHLKFDYQKINDTSYSNSGIHLMQYNSNEGMIELE; encoded by the coding sequence ATGGGGAAATTTTTTACGCTAATTATAGTTTTGATTATAAGCTCTCAACTTGTAATAGCCCAAGAGAACTATTTTGACCATACCATCCAAAAAGGTGAAAATGTTTATATGATATCAAGACGGTATAACGTAAGTCCGAATGCCATTTTCGAACTTAATCCAGGTTCTAGAGACATTATTTATGCCGGAAGAACTTTGCGAATTCCCACTGCAAATCCACCTACCGGAAATACCGTAATTAACGATAATCAAGTTCGTAATTACGAAGTAAAACGTGGCGAGACAAAATCAGGACTTTCTAGACGTTTTGGCGTTAGTATTACCATGCTAGAACAACAGAATCCGCATATAATAAGAATGCTACAAGCGGGTCATATAATTAATTTAGATAAAACCATAAAAGAAGAAACTCGCGTAGCTAAGCAAGGTGAACACATTGTAATAAAAGGCGAAACACTTTGGGGAATTGCTAGAGAAAATGGCATTAGCGTTGCTCAACTTGAAGCCGCAAACGCAGGTCGTTTATCAGAATTTTTACAAATTGGACAAACTTTAACTATTCCGGATAATGACTATGAAGTTGTAAATGATGGCGAGTATTTGGTAAAACGTGGTGATACCAAGTTTAGATTGGCACAGCGCTTTAACATGACCATTGCTCAACTTGAAGAAAAAAACCCTCATATCAAAGAATTGTTGATGGCTGGCCATGTACTTGATGTTGACAATTCAGCAGGAAATTCCATTGCGAATACGGAGGAAGAAACGTCTAATTCGGATAATTCTGAACGTATTATATCTGAAGGTGATTATAAAGATTACGTCATCCAACCGAAGGAAACACTTTATGGCTTGGCAAGAAAAGCTGGCATGACGATTGAAGCATTTACAACTTTAAATCCAAAATTATTGGTTACTGTAAATACTGGAGATATAATAAAGATGCCCAAAAATGTAACCCAAACTGTTGAAAACACAAACGTTACTGCTAACAACACCCAAAAAACCATAACAACAACTAATAGCAATAGAAATGAAGCGCTATACGATAATTTAGATACAGAAACGGCCAATGGTATTTACTTTTATACGCCATTTTCCAGTGAAGAATTGAGTTCTCCCGAAGAGAGAGATAGAATGGTAAATGTGAATACGGACTTTCAAAAATATATTGATTTTTTCCAAGGTGCTCAAATTGCTATTGATTCTGCTAAAGCTTTAGACTTAAATTTTGATGTGACTTTAATCAAAAAGAACATTGCCAGAACCCAATTGGAAATTGAAAGTCCAACTAAGAAAAACGCAATTCTTGTTCCTTTTTTGGATAATGCCTCTCATTACCCAAAATTTCAATCAAATGAAGTCATTTCCGTAATAGGTATTGAATCTAATATCAGCTCTAAAGACAGCCTAAAAGTATACAAATCTGTTCCTTCTGAGAATTTTCAAAAAACAAAAACATTGAACTATTTGGCAAAACAAAATGCGAATGTAATTGTGGTCAGTGATCTTGATGAAGCGAGAAATAAGAATTTAATCCTGAACACTATTCCGAAAGCTCAATTTTTAAAAGTTGATAAGGCAGGTTTTTTTGATGCAGATGATTTAGACAAAGCATTAAGTAAAGACCAATTAAATTATATCGTCTTGGATAGTGATAAAACAATTATCCTTCTCAATTCTACGACTGCTTTAATGGGTAAATTATCAGATCATAATATTCAGTTGGTAATGCTGAAATCGTCTTTATTACCTAATCAAAGTGAGGTTTCAGATATGAGGTATCGTGTTTTAAAACTCATATTCCCAGCCATTACGGATCCGAGAAACAGAAAAGGAGTTAACGATTTTATTGCTAATTACGAAACTATATTTGGGACGAAACCATCAAGATTTGCAGAATTGGGATTTGATGTAACCTTCGACACCTTGCTGAGGTTGTCTCAAAACTCATCGTTTGAAAACACCGTAAACACGGTTGTTTCAGAACATCCACACCTAAAATTTGATTATCAAAAAATAAATGATACTAGTTATTCTAATTCAGGCATTCATTTAATGCAATATAATTCAAATGAAGGCATGATAGAACTTGAATAA
- a CDS encoding gliding motility-associated C-terminal domain-containing protein has protein sequence MKAKQHRFKCYPILVTFILILITCGSTSTYAQCPTVTNNSQTFCDIQSILVGDLQATDNGGGIVWYETATSTTPLPNSASLISGEDYYADDNTGTCGPRARVDITIYGPPVGSPFQGVCLDDPTLATVASLEAIGNDVQWYLSPSGGTPLNDTDILMDDTLYYADQASLDGSCRTSRLTVLVNVGATPMPIGDMIQNFCSAPGSVPTVGDLVASGNNNWYISLFSAFPLPANTPLINGQTYYGTTLDPPCESTARLMVVVILDIGPNAGEDGILDICDNNLGTTFDLFTSLGGTPDAGGSWSPSLNSGTGVYDPNIDPTGDYTYTVVSGNSCPDESAKVTVSIIPEPNAGTNGTSNLCNNNGPVDLFLSLGGTPEIGGVWSPALASGTGIFDPALDADGIYTYTVTGTAPCPDASATVDVSVTTFNDAGEDGTIDICDNNGTIDLFDSLGGTPDTGGIWSPSLNSGTGIFDPLVDSAGNYTYSFTGNAPCPDESATVAVTVVPLPIAGSDGSLTICSNDFALVDLFDSLGGTPEVGGTWTPALNSGTGIFNPSIDTAGIYTYTISGTPPCSDVSAEVNVVVIEAPDAGIDAVVDICDNEGTINLFDALEGTPEVGGTWTPALASGTNIFDPLVDADGTYTYTVTGTSPCADATATVTISIIPFQNAGSDGSLTVCSNDGAIDLFDSLGGTPETGGTWTPSLTSGTGLFDPSIDTAGTYTYTTSGTGPCSDDTAIVEVSIEIAPNAGMDGVENICSNNGTFDLFDSLSGTPDVGGTWTPALTSGTGIFDPLVDADGTYTYTVTGTSPCADDTATVNITVSPFQEAGIDGSVTVCTDDGTIDLFDSLGGTPETGGIWTPTLTSGTGIFDPLVDTAGTYTYTISGTGTCIDDSATVIVSIETAPDAGLDGMLTLCSLNSSADLFNSLGGMPETGGTWSPALTSGTGVFDASLDPEGVYTYTINSALCGNSSATVTVSVIDANEAGNNAVVELCSNDTAIDLFNSLGGTPDVGGTWAPALTSGTGVFDPATDAAGIYTYTVSNSTTLCPDDSATVIVTILLEPDAGNDGTLNLCGSTNTVDLFNSLAGTPETGGTWTPTLTSGTGDFNPNTDPEGIYTYTVTNSCGTSSATVTVSLSDTNDAGTDGMLDLCATDATVDLFESLGGTPNLGGTWTPALTSGTGIFDPMVDAAGIYNYTVSNASTPCPDASATVTVSILAGPDAGNDGTLNLCDSTNTVNLFNSLSGTPETGGTWTPTLTSGTGVFDPNTDPEGIYTYTVTNSCGTSSATVTVSLSDTNDAGTDGTLDLCATDTTVDLFDSLGGTPNVGGTWTPTLTSGTGIFDPSVDANGIYTYTISNASTPCPDAIATVTVSILTGPDAGNDGTLNLCDSTSTVDLFNSLSGTPESGGTWTPALISGTGVFDPTTDPEGVYTYTLTNSCGTSSATVTVSLSDTNDAGTDGTLNLCTTDATLDLFNSLGGTPDVSGTWTPALASGTGIFDPMVDASGIYTYTVSSGATVCPDATATVTVAVSEVPNAGNDGVLNLCGSTTTVNLFDSLSGSPDIGGIWSPTLTSGTGVFDPNTDPEGIYTYTLNNICGNSSAIVTVSLSDTNDAGTDGSIEFCSTDASVDLFNSLGGTPDVGGTWTPTLTSGTGVFDPAVDAAGIYNYTLSNSCGTTAAQVTVSISTANEAGTDGAIELCATDASVDLFDSLGGTPDIGGIWTPELASTTGIFDPAIDAAGTYTYTVSNAGTTCPDATAEVVVSLAQSPDAGIDGALDICSSDSIVDLIDSLGGTPQTDGTWTPTLTSGTGLFDPTIDAAGDYIYTINNSCGTSSAMVSVTISVANDAGTDGSIEFCSNDAATDLFDSLGGTPETNGIWSPALTSGTGVFDPLVDPAGTYTYTVSDDTSSCPDVTALVEVTIIAPPIAGIDGTLNICIDDTDPVDLIDSLGGFPDITGTWTPALASGTGVFDPTVDSAGDYTYTVTSTECNLTDEAIITVNFIDLPDVTGLTLTDDNICIGGDAIINITGANQLLDDDYTIVYELSDANSSTNTVLITVVGGNSSFVVPQNLLPNIGTTRVTLLEIFFTGLACAGDTQNVVPIKILVEDPPTPQIINNGAEFCIEDNATIDDLTNNIVDLDAIVWYDQPQGGIAYNGSEILQHNEVYYASILTENGCESTTRLEVTINLIECIGSLLIPDGFSPNNDGVNDTFDILFLEDLYPNFKVSVYNRYGNILYEGVKDSPQWDGTWKNNTTVLPVGVYFYIIEFNDGETEPVQGRVYLSR, from the coding sequence ATGAAAGCCAAACAGCACCGTTTTAAATGTTACCCCATACTTGTAACATTTATTCTTATATTAATTACCTGCGGTTCAACTTCAACCTATGCACAATGCCCAACCGTAACTAATAACTCGCAAACGTTTTGCGATATACAGTCTATTTTAGTAGGGGATTTACAAGCCACTGATAATGGTGGAGGTATTGTTTGGTATGAAACAGCTACGTCAACTACACCTTTACCAAATTCTGCCAGTCTTATAAGTGGTGAGGATTACTATGCCGACGATAATACTGGGACATGTGGTCCACGAGCGCGAGTAGACATTACTATTTACGGCCCACCAGTTGGAAGTCCCTTTCAAGGCGTTTGTTTAGATGATCCTACACTAGCAACTGTTGCGAGTTTAGAAGCCATAGGAAACGATGTGCAATGGTACCTATCACCTTCAGGAGGCACGCCATTAAATGATACTGACATATTAATGGATGACACATTATACTATGCAGATCAAGCCAGTCTAGATGGAAGTTGTAGAACATCGAGGTTAACTGTATTGGTAAATGTTGGCGCAACGCCTATGCCTATAGGAGATATGATTCAAAACTTTTGTAGCGCACCAGGATCCGTACCAACCGTTGGAGATTTAGTAGCTAGTGGCAATAACAATTGGTATATCTCATTATTCTCTGCATTTCCTTTACCAGCAAATACGCCATTAATTAATGGGCAAACGTATTATGGGACCACTTTAGATCCTCCGTGTGAAAGTACAGCCCGACTTATGGTTGTGGTAATTTTGGATATAGGTCCCAATGCAGGCGAAGATGGGATATTAGATATTTGTGATAATAATTTGGGTACAACTTTTGACCTTTTCACTTCTCTTGGTGGTACACCTGATGCTGGAGGTTCATGGTCACCATCATTAAATAGCGGAACTGGTGTTTATGATCCAAATATTGATCCTACTGGAGATTACACCTATACTGTAGTTTCAGGAAATAGTTGTCCCGATGAGTCTGCAAAGGTTACTGTTTCCATAATTCCAGAACCAAATGCAGGAACAAACGGCACATCGAATCTATGTAACAACAATGGACCTGTCGATTTATTTTTAAGTTTAGGTGGTACTCCTGAAATAGGTGGAGTCTGGTCGCCAGCTCTCGCAAGTGGCACAGGAATATTTGATCCAGCTTTAGACGCAGATGGTATTTATACCTACACCGTAACTGGAACCGCACCTTGCCCTGATGCTTCGGCAACAGTTGATGTTTCCGTTACAACGTTTAATGATGCTGGTGAAGACGGAACTATAGATATTTGCGATAATAACGGAACCATAGATTTATTTGACAGCCTTGGCGGCACACCAGATACTGGTGGCATTTGGTCGCCATCATTAAATAGCGGAACGGGAATTTTTGATCCATTAGTTGATTCTGCAGGCAATTATACCTATTCCTTTACAGGAAATGCGCCTTGTCCGGATGAATCTGCAACGGTTGCAGTAACCGTTGTACCATTACCAATTGCTGGCTCTGATGGTTCACTTACCATTTGTAGTAATGATTTTGCATTAGTCGATTTATTTGATAGCCTCGGTGGTACACCAGAAGTTGGTGGAACTTGGACTCCTGCACTTAATAGTGGAACAGGAATTTTTAATCCTTCAATTGATACCGCTGGAATTTATACGTACACAATATCAGGAACACCGCCATGTTCTGATGTTTCGGCAGAAGTAAATGTTGTAGTAATAGAAGCACCAGATGCAGGAATTGATGCTGTGGTCGATATATGTGATAACGAAGGAACAATTAATTTGTTCGATGCGCTTGAAGGCACACCTGAAGTCGGGGGAACTTGGACGCCTGCTCTTGCGAGTGGCACCAATATATTTGACCCTTTAGTTGATGCTGATGGCACTTATACCTATACGGTTACAGGAACTAGTCCTTGTGCTGATGCAACGGCAACCGTAACAATTTCAATAATACCTTTTCAAAATGCCGGATCGGACGGTTCGCTAACCGTTTGTAGCAATGATGGCGCAATTGATCTTTTCGATAGTCTTGGTGGTACACCTGAAACAGGAGGAACTTGGACACCATCGCTAACAAGTGGTACAGGACTATTTGATCCTTCTATTGATACGGCTGGAACATACACTTATACAACCTCAGGAACTGGACCTTGTAGTGATGACACAGCCATCGTTGAAGTCTCCATAGAAATTGCTCCGAATGCAGGTATGGATGGCGTAGAAAATATTTGTAGTAATAACGGAACATTCGATTTGTTTGATAGTCTTAGTGGCACACCTGATGTTGGTGGTACCTGGACACCTGCATTAACTAGTGGTACAGGAATATTTGACCCTTTGGTTGATGCTGATGGCACCTATACCTACACGGTTACAGGTACATCTCCTTGTGCTGATGATACAGCTACGGTTAACATAACAGTTTCACCTTTCCAAGAAGCCGGAATTGATGGTTCAGTTACTGTTTGTACTGATGATGGTACGATTGATCTTTTTGATAGTCTTGGAGGTACTCCTGAAACTGGAGGAATTTGGACACCTACATTAACAAGTGGAACAGGAATTTTTGATCCTTTAGTTGATACAGCTGGCACTTATACCTATACAATTTCTGGAACAGGAACCTGTATCGATGATTCAGCAACAGTTATAGTTTCTATAGAAACAGCTCCTGATGCTGGTTTAGATGGCATGCTAACGTTATGTAGCTTGAACAGTTCTGCAGATTTATTTAATAGTCTTGGTGGTATGCCTGAAACAGGAGGAACATGGTCACCTGCTCTTACGAGTGGAACAGGAGTTTTTGATGCCAGCTTAGATCCTGAAGGCGTTTATACCTACACAATTAACTCGGCTTTATGTGGAAACAGTTCAGCAACGGTCACGGTTTCAGTTATCGATGCTAACGAAGCTGGTAACAATGCGGTTGTAGAACTATGTTCTAATGATACAGCAATAGATTTATTCAACAGTTTAGGAGGAACTCCAGACGTTGGAGGAACTTGGGCGCCTGCACTAACAAGTGGCACAGGTGTTTTTGATCCAGCAACGGACGCTGCTGGAATTTATACCTATACCGTTTCTAATAGTACCACTTTATGTCCTGATGATTCTGCTACAGTTATTGTAACTATTTTACTAGAACCTGACGCGGGAAACGACGGTACACTAAACCTATGTGGTTCAACGAATACAGTAGATTTATTTAATAGTCTTGCAGGAACACCCGAAACTGGTGGAACTTGGACCCCTACACTTACGAGTGGAACGGGAGATTTTAACCCAAATACAGATCCAGAAGGTATTTATACGTATACAGTAACCAATTCTTGTGGAACAAGTTCTGCTACTGTAACGGTTTCTTTATCTGATACAAATGATGCAGGAACTGACGGTATGCTCGATCTTTGTGCTACGGATGCAACTGTGGATTTATTCGAAAGTCTAGGTGGAACGCCAAATCTTGGCGGAACTTGGACACCTGCACTGACAAGTGGAACTGGTATTTTTGATCCTATGGTTGATGCGGCTGGAATTTATAATTATACCGTTTCAAACGCTTCAACACCTTGTCCTGATGCATCTGCAACAGTTACGGTCTCAATTTTAGCAGGACCTGATGCAGGAAACGACGGCACACTAAATCTATGTGATTCAACAAATACAGTTAACTTATTCAATAGTCTTTCTGGTACACCTGAAACAGGTGGAACTTGGACTCCTACACTTACGAGTGGAACGGGAGTTTTTGACCCAAATACAGATCCAGAAGGTATTTATACGTATACAGTAACCAATTCTTGTGGAACAAGTTCTGCTACTGTAACGGTTTCTTTATCTGATACAAATGATGCTGGAACTGACGGTACGCTCGACCTTTGTGCTACGGATACAACTGTGGATTTATTCGACAGTTTAGGTGGAACGCCAAACGTTGGCGGAACATGGACACCTACACTGACAAGTGGCACTGGTATATTTGATCCTTCGGTTGACGCTAATGGTATTTATACTTATACCATTTCAAACGCTTCAACGCCTTGTCCTGATGCAATTGCAACAGTCACGGTCTCAATTTTAACTGGACCAGACGCAGGAAACGACGGCACACTAAACTTATGTGATTCAACAAGTACAGTAGATTTATTTAATAGTCTTTCAGGAACACCTGAATCAGGCGGAACTTGGACACCTGCACTTATTAGTGGAACTGGAGTTTTCGATCCAACTACAGACCCAGAAGGGGTTTATACTTATACCTTAACCAATTCCTGTGGAACGAGTTCTGCAACAGTGACCGTCTCTTTATCGGATACAAATGATGCAGGAACCGATGGTACACTCAACCTTTGTACTACTGATGCAACACTCGACTTATTCAATAGTTTAGGTGGAACACCAGATGTTAGTGGAACTTGGACACCTGCACTTGCAAGTGGAACTGGTATTTTCGATCCTATGGTTGATGCTTCTGGAATCTATACGTATACAGTTTCAAGTGGAGCAACTGTTTGTCCTGATGCCACTGCAACAGTGACAGTTGCCGTCTCAGAAGTTCCGAATGCTGGCAATGACGGCGTACTGAATTTATGTGGTAGTACAACAACTGTAAATTTATTTGATAGTCTTTCTGGATCACCTGATATTGGTGGAATATGGTCTCCTACGCTTACAAGTGGAACAGGGGTTTTTGATCCAAATACGGATCCTGAAGGTATTTACACTTATACATTAAACAATATATGCGGCAATAGCTCTGCAATCGTGACGGTTTCGTTATCTGATACAAATGATGCAGGAACCGATGGTTCAATTGAATTTTGTAGTACGGATGCCTCTGTGGATTTATTCAACAGTTTAGGAGGTACACCAGATGTTGGTGGAACTTGGACACCTACACTCACCAGCGGAACAGGCGTTTTTGATCCAGCCGTTGATGCAGCCGGAATTTACAATTATACTTTAAGTAATTCTTGTGGTACTACTGCTGCCCAAGTCACGGTTTCTATTTCAACAGCAAATGAAGCAGGAACTGATGGCGCAATAGAACTTTGTGCTACTGATGCCTCTGTAGATTTATTTGATAGTTTAGGCGGAACACCTGATATTGGTGGAATTTGGACTCCTGAATTAGCAAGTACAACAGGAATTTTTGATCCTGCTATTGATGCAGCAGGAACGTATACCTATACAGTTTCCAATGCTGGTACAACTTGCCCAGATGCCACTGCAGAAGTTGTGGTATCATTAGCCCAATCGCCTGATGCTGGTATTGATGGCGCATTGGACATCTGTTCAAGCGATTCAATAGTAGACTTAATAGATAGTTTAGGAGGAACACCGCAAACTGATGGAACATGGACGCCAACTTTAACAAGTGGTACAGGACTATTTGATCCTACAATTGATGCTGCTGGCGATTATATCTATACTATAAATAATTCATGTGGTACTAGTTCTGCAATGGTAAGCGTTACGATTTCTGTAGCCAATGATGCTGGTACTGATGGGTCAATTGAATTTTGTAGTAACGACGCTGCAACCGACTTATTCGACAGTTTAGGCGGAACACCAGAAACCAATGGAATTTGGTCTCCTGCATTAACCAGTGGAACTGGAGTTTTTGATCCTCTCGTTGATCCTGCCGGAACTTACACGTATACGGTTTCAGATGACACATCTTCTTGTCCTGATGTTACAGCTTTAGTCGAAGTTACGATTATTGCACCACCAATCGCTGGTATTGATGGTACTTTAAATATATGTATTGATGACACAGATCCTGTAGATTTAATTGACAGCCTTGGAGGTTTTCCAGACATAACCGGAACATGGACACCTGCATTAGCAAGCGGAACAGGTGTGTTTGACCCTACAGTTGATAGTGCAGGTGATTATACGTATACCGTAACGTCAACAGAATGTAACCTTACAGATGAAGCCATTATAACTGTTAACTTCATAGATTTACCTGATGTTACAGGCCTTACACTTACGGACGATAATATTTGCATAGGCGGAGACGCAATTATTAATATTACAGGAGCAAACCAATTGTTGGATGACGATTATACCATCGTGTATGAACTTAGTGATGCTAATTCATCTACAAATACAGTTTTAATTACTGTTGTAGGTGGAAATTCTTCATTTGTGGTACCTCAAAATTTATTACCGAATATAGGCACCACAAGAGTTACATTATTGGAAATTTTCTTTACAGGGCTAGCATGTGCTGGTGATACACAAAATGTTGTTCCGATTAAAATTTTGGTAGAAGATCCTCCAACACCTCAAATCATCAATAATGGTGCAGAGTTTTGTATTGAGGACAATGCTACTATAGATGATTTAACCAATAACATTGTAGATCTAGATGCTATTGTTTGGTACGACCAACCGCAAGGTGGTATTGCCTATAATGGTTCAGAAATTCTTCAACACAACGAAGTTTATTATGCATCAATCCTTACTGAAAATGGTTGTGAAAGCACAACAAGACTTGAAGTGACCATAAATCTTATTGAATGTATTGGTAGCCTTTTAATACCTGATGGTTTTTCTCCAAATAACGATGGTGTCAATGATACTTTTGATATATTATTTTTAGAAGATCTTTATCCTAACTTTAAAGTAAGCGTTT